Proteins from a single region of Lysinibacillus sp. JNUCC-52:
- the glmM gene encoding phosphoglucosamine mutase, with product MGKYFGTDGVRGVANSELTPEFAFKLGRVGGYVLTKDATGRPKVLIGRDTRISGEMLEGALVAGLLSIGVEVMRLGVISTPGVAYLSRIMSADAGVMISASHNPVADNGIKFFGPDGFKLTDAQEAEIEAILDAPEDTLPRPIGADLGIVSDYFEGGQKYIQYLKQTVDEEFDGIHVALDCAHGATSSLATHLFADLEADISTMGASPTGLNINDGVGSTHPEGLAAFVTEKGADVGLAFDGDGDRLIAVDEKGKIVDGDQIMFIIGKHLNAVGRLKKQTIVSTVMSNMGFYKAVEENEMHSVQTAVGDRYVVEEMRANEYNLGGEQSGHIVFLDFNTTGDGLLTGIQLVNIMKATGKKLSELAAEMTIFPQRLVNVRVTDKHAVTENAKVAAVIAEVETEMAGNGRILVRPSGTEPLVRVMVEAATEADCERYVERIANVVRTEMGLTE from the coding sequence ATGGGTAAATATTTTGGAACAGATGGCGTCCGTGGCGTCGCGAATAGTGAATTAACACCGGAATTTGCATTTAAACTAGGCCGCGTAGGTGGCTATGTTTTAACGAAGGATGCAACAGGGCGTCCAAAGGTATTAATTGGTCGTGACACACGTATTTCAGGCGAAATGCTTGAAGGTGCACTAGTAGCTGGACTATTGTCAATCGGCGTAGAGGTAATGCGTCTTGGTGTCATTTCAACACCAGGTGTAGCTTATCTTTCCCGAATTATGAGTGCAGATGCAGGCGTCATGATTTCAGCTTCACATAACCCAGTTGCCGATAATGGCATTAAATTTTTCGGTCCAGATGGTTTCAAACTAACTGATGCACAAGAAGCAGAAATCGAAGCAATTCTTGATGCACCAGAAGATACATTACCACGTCCAATTGGTGCAGATTTAGGTATTGTAAGTGACTATTTCGAAGGTGGACAAAAGTATATCCAATACTTAAAGCAAACGGTAGATGAAGAATTTGATGGCATTCATGTAGCACTAGATTGCGCACATGGTGCAACATCATCACTTGCGACTCATTTATTTGCTGACTTAGAAGCAGACATTTCTACAATGGGTGCTTCACCAACTGGTCTTAACATTAATGACGGTGTTGGCTCAACACATCCAGAGGGTCTTGCAGCTTTTGTGACTGAAAAGGGTGCGGATGTTGGTTTAGCATTTGATGGTGATGGAGACCGCCTAATCGCAGTAGATGAAAAAGGTAAAATCGTTGATGGCGACCAAATTATGTTTATCATTGGTAAGCACTTAAATGCAGTCGGTCGTTTGAAAAAACAAACGATTGTCTCTACGGTGATGAGTAATATGGGCTTCTACAAGGCTGTTGAAGAAAACGAGATGCACAGTGTACAAACTGCTGTAGGTGATCGTTACGTTGTAGAAGAAATGCGTGCCAATGAATACAACCTAGGTGGCGAGCAATCAGGCCATATTGTTTTCTTAGATTTCAATACAACAGGTGATGGCCTGTTAACAGGTATTCAACTTGTCAATATTATGAAAGCTACTGGGAAAAAACTATCGGAGCTTGCAGCAGAAATGACGATTTTCCCACAACGTTTAGTCAATGTACGTGTAACAGACAAGCATGCAGTGACAGAAAATGCAAAAGTTGCAGCCGTAATTGCGGAAGTGGAAACAGAAATGGCTGGTAACGGTCGCATTTTAGTTCGCCCTTCTGGTACAGAGCCACTAGTTCGTGTAATGGTGGAAGCAGCTACTGAAGCGGACTGTGAACGTTATGTAGAACGTATTGCAAATGTAGTACGTACGGAAATGGGTTTAACTGAATAA
- a CDS encoding type 1 glutamine amidotransferase domain-containing protein: MAKIATVITDMFEDVEYTSPKEALEAAGHELVTIDTEAGKAVKGKHGEQVKIDKGIDEVKASEFDALFIPGGFSPDILRADDRIVAFVKTFMDDMKPTFAICHGPQLLITAKTLNGRDATGYKSIQVDLENAGANFHDEEVFVCQKQLVTSRTPKDLPAFNREIVKLLASKES, from the coding sequence ATGGCTAAAATAGCAACAGTAATAACAGATATGTTTGAAGATGTAGAGTACACAAGTCCTAAGGAAGCGTTAGAAGCAGCAGGTCATGAGCTAGTCACAATTGATACTGAGGCAGGAAAAGCAGTAAAAGGTAAACATGGAGAACAAGTAAAAATCGATAAAGGTATTGATGAAGTCAAAGCTTCAGAATTCGATGCATTGTTCATTCCAGGTGGCTTTTCACCAGATATCTTACGTGCAGATGATCGTATTGTAGCCTTTGTCAAAACGTTTATGGACGACATGAAGCCAACCTTTGCAATTTGTCACGGACCACAGCTTCTAATTACAGCGAAGACGCTAAACGGGCGTGATGCGACAGGTTATAAGTCTATTCAGGTGGACTTAGAAAATGCAGGTGCTAATTTCCATGACGAAGAAGTATTTGTTTGTCAAAAGCAATTAGTCACAAGTCGTACACCGAAAGACTTACCAGCATTTAATCGAGAAATTGTGAAATTACTTGCAAGTAAAGAGAGTTAA
- the glmS gene encoding glutamine--fructose-6-phosphate transaminase (isomerizing): MCGIVGYIGESDAKEILLKGLEKLEYRGYDSAGIAVRNEEGVTIFKEKGRIADLREAVDEDVAAKVGIGHTRWATHGVPNRLNAHPHQSTSGRFTIVHNGVIENYHLLQKTYLKGIPMKSDTDTEVIVQLVELFVKDGLQTAEAFRKTLSLLHGSYALALLDAEAADTIFVAKNKSPLLVGVGEGFNVVASDAMAMLQVTDQFVELHDKEVVIVHKGSVEITKLDGTVVERAPYTAELDMSDIEKGTYPHYMLKEMDEQPTVIRKIIQAYEGENGDLTIDADILQALQAADRLYIIAAGTSYHAGLIGKQYFEKMAGIPVEVHISSEFGYNMPLLSEKPLFIFITQSGETADSRQVLVKIKELGYPTLTITNVPGSTLSREADHTLLLHAGPEIAVASTKAYVAQVAVLAVTAYVTAKASGKGLEFDLKQELAIAANGIQTIIDSKDVLEDIAEDYLKIARNAFFIGRNIDFCVSLEGALKLKEISYIQAEGFAGGELKHGTIALIEEGTPVFALVTQEAVALNIRGNVKEVAARGAYPCIIAMAGVDEDGDRLIIPHVNEYLTPLVSVVPLQLISYYAALHRRCDVDKPRNLAKSVTVE, translated from the coding sequence ATGTGTGGAATTGTAGGATATATTGGTGAATCAGATGCAAAGGAAATTTTATTAAAAGGGTTAGAGAAGCTGGAATACCGTGGCTATGACTCAGCAGGTATTGCTGTACGCAATGAAGAGGGCGTAACAATCTTCAAAGAAAAAGGTCGTATTGCTGACTTACGTGAGGCAGTAGACGAGGACGTTGCGGCAAAAGTTGGGATTGGTCATACACGTTGGGCAACTCATGGTGTCCCAAACCGTTTAAACGCTCACCCTCACCAAAGTACATCAGGTCGTTTTACGATTGTGCATAATGGTGTTATCGAAAACTATCATTTATTACAAAAAACATATTTAAAAGGCATTCCTATGAAGTCTGACACAGATACAGAAGTTATCGTGCAGTTAGTGGAGCTATTTGTGAAAGACGGACTGCAAACAGCAGAAGCATTCCGCAAAACATTATCACTATTACATGGTTCTTATGCACTTGCATTGTTAGATGCTGAAGCGGCAGACACAATTTTCGTAGCGAAAAACAAATCACCACTTCTTGTAGGTGTAGGTGAAGGCTTTAACGTAGTTGCGTCAGATGCAATGGCAATGTTACAAGTGACAGACCAATTTGTGGAATTACACGATAAGGAAGTTGTAATCGTACACAAAGGCAGTGTTGAAATTACAAAATTAGACGGCACAGTAGTAGAGCGTGCACCATATACAGCAGAGCTTGATATGAGCGATATTGAAAAAGGTACGTACCCTCACTATATGTTAAAGGAAATGGATGAACAGCCAACAGTTATCCGTAAAATCATCCAAGCATACGAAGGCGAAAATGGCGATTTAACAATTGATGCAGACATTTTACAAGCATTGCAAGCTGCAGATCGTTTATACATTATCGCTGCTGGCACAAGCTATCATGCAGGTTTAATCGGTAAACAATACTTTGAGAAAATGGCAGGCATTCCTGTTGAAGTTCATATTTCAAGTGAATTCGGCTACAATATGCCATTACTATCAGAAAAACCGCTATTCATTTTCATTACACAATCAGGTGAAACAGCGGATAGCCGCCAAGTGCTTGTGAAAATTAAAGAGCTAGGCTACCCAACATTAACAATTACGAACGTACCTGGTTCTACGCTATCACGCGAAGCAGACCATACGCTATTATTACACGCAGGTCCAGAAATCGCGGTAGCTTCTACAAAAGCATATGTAGCTCAAGTAGCAGTACTTGCAGTAACAGCATATGTGACAGCAAAAGCAAGTGGTAAAGGGTTAGAATTTGATTTGAAACAGGAACTTGCAATTGCAGCAAACGGTATTCAAACAATTATCGATTCAAAAGATGTGTTAGAAGATATAGCAGAAGACTATTTGAAAATTGCACGCAATGCGTTCTTCATCGGTCGTAACATTGATTTCTGCGTAAGTCTTGAAGGTGCTTTAAAACTTAAAGAAATCTCATATATTCAAGCAGAGGGCTTTGCAGGTGGCGAACTAAAACACGGTACAATTGCCTTAATTGAAGAAGGTACACCAGTATTCGCCCTTGTCACACAGGAAGCGGTAGCATTAAATATTCGCGGCAATGTGAAAGAGGTAGCTGCACGTGGCGCTTACCCATGTATTATCGCAATGGCTGGCGTAGATGAAGACGGCGACCGTCTAATCATCCCGCATGTCAATGAATACTTAACACCACTCGTTTCAGTAGTGCCATTACAGTTGATTAGCTACTATGCGGCATTACACCGTCGCTGCGACGTTGATAAACCTCGTAACTTGGCGAAATCAGTAACTGTGGAGTAA
- a CDS encoding helix-turn-helix domain-containing protein: MYFSSKIKEERQKHNMSQQQLGEKLNISRQSVSKWERGESYPSIELLIKLSYIFDITLDELVKGDNSLREKLIKDSQKLVYPRWKVFFDILLIIGFLFILTKIVIVIGNKLFDLNIVFLQSSLLFQIIPFFMTIIGAIGSESLAKKYK; encoded by the coding sequence ATGTATTTTTCTTCAAAAATAAAAGAAGAACGTCAAAAGCATAATATGTCACAACAACAGCTTGGAGAAAAACTTAATATTAGTAGACAATCTGTTTCCAAATGGGAACGTGGAGAAAGTTACCCTAGTATTGAATTGTTAATTAAGTTAAGTTACATATTTGATATTACTCTTGATGAATTAGTGAAGGGGGATAATTCTTTGAGAGAGAAACTCATAAAAGACAGTCAAAAATTAGTCTATCCACGGTGGAAAGTGTTTTTTGATATTCTTCTAATAATTGGATTTTTATTCATACTAACTAAAATAGTCATTGTAATAGGTAATAAATTATTTGATTTAAACATCGTGTTCTTACAAAGTTCTTTGTTATTTCAAATTATACCGTTTTTCATGACGATCATTGGGGCAATTGGCAGTGAATCTCTAGCCAAAAAATACAAATAA
- a CDS encoding AraC family transcriptional regulator, which translates to MDLLKNMNGALKYIEENITNEMDFKEVARIAFCSEYHFKRMFSFLAGISLSEYIRRRRLSLAAFELIDSSVKVIDIAIKYGYNSPDSFTRAFQNLHGITPSEARNNGHSLKAYPPMTFQLSIKGGNEMNYRIEEKEAFRIVGIKKRVPIIFSGVNQEIATMWESLDDETINKLKSLSNVTPLGLISASTNFSEGRMEEKGELDHYIGVATTKGCQNNLVQLEVPASTWAIFEAIGPFPDTLQDVWGRIYSEWFPSSNYEQIEGPEILWNEHKNVTSRTFKSEIWIPVLKSNKNSN; encoded by the coding sequence ATGGATTTGCTTAAAAACATGAATGGAGCATTAAAATATATTGAAGAAAATATTACGAATGAAATGGACTTCAAAGAAGTAGCTAGGATAGCTTTCTGCTCCGAATACCATTTCAAAAGGATGTTTTCCTTTCTTGCAGGTATTTCACTATCGGAATACATTCGTCGCAGAAGGCTTTCTCTTGCAGCATTTGAGCTTATAGATAGTAGCGTAAAGGTTATTGATATTGCAATAAAATACGGGTATAACTCACCTGATTCTTTTACACGAGCTTTTCAGAATTTGCATGGGATAACACCGTCAGAAGCTAGAAATAATGGCCATTCACTTAAAGCTTACCCACCAATGACCTTCCAATTGTCAATCAAAGGAGGAAATGAAATGAACTATCGTATTGAAGAAAAGGAAGCATTTCGCATTGTGGGTATTAAAAAAAGAGTGCCTATTATTTTCAGCGGGGTTAATCAAGAAATTGCTACAATGTGGGAAAGTTTAGATGATGAAACGATAAATAAACTAAAAAGCCTTTCTAATGTTACACCTTTAGGACTAATTAGTGCCTCCACGAACTTTTCTGAAGGCAGAATGGAGGAAAAAGGAGAGCTTGATCACTATATTGGAGTAGCTACAACAAAAGGATGTCAAAATAACCTTGTGCAACTTGAAGTTCCTGCCTCAACTTGGGCTATTTTCGAAGCAATCGGACCATTTCCAGATACGCTACAAGATGTGTGGGGGCGCATTTATTCAGAATGGTTTCCATCCTCAAACTATGAACAAATAGAAGGTCCAGAAATTCTATGGAATGAACATAAAAATGTAACCTCACGAACTTTCAAGAGTGAAATATGGATACCAGTTTTAAAAAGTAATAAGAATTCTAATTAA
- a CDS encoding DUF2975 domain-containing protein, with amino-acid sequence MNVKLSSIFFLKTIAFLIGVAVLAVCLYWLPQAAIRDAKVRPGDYSIYPLLICAYGVCITFFVALYQIYKLLSYISINNAISEFSIKSLKIIKKCAFTIIIFILLLIVYLRIFAMFTGEDAAGPIALGLIGILVTAIIAAIIDVLQKPIKNILENM; translated from the coding sequence ATGAATGTTAAACTAAGTTCAATTTTTTTCTTAAAGACCATTGCTTTTCTAATTGGAGTGGCGGTACTTGCTGTTTGTCTATACTGGTTACCTCAAGCAGCTATACGAGATGCGAAAGTACGTCCAGGAGATTACTCGATATATCCATTGTTAATATGTGCCTATGGAGTATGCATTACGTTTTTTGTTGCGTTGTATCAAATATATAAACTATTAAGTTATATCAGTATAAACAATGCTATTTCTGAGTTTTCCATTAAATCCTTGAAGATTATAAAAAAGTGTGCGTTTACAATTATTATCTTCATTTTGTTATTAATAGTTTACTTAAGGATTTTCGCTATGTTCACGGGTGAAGACGCAGCAGGTCCGATAGCCCTTGGTCTAATAGGAATTTTAGTAACAGCTATCATCGCTGCCATTATAGACGTACTTCAAAAGCCTATAAAAAATATACTAGAAAACATGTAG
- a CDS encoding GNAT family N-acetyltransferase has protein sequence MLELRKISGDNIDEVMALRVGENQKDFIETTNLKSFGDAHMLNDDGIPATPIAIYADGVAVGFLMYIYDTMDHESFENEVFYGKKSYFIWHMMIDESYQGKGYGKLAFEKMLMEIETLPDGEAEYVALFYRTNNIIAKTLYVSFGFADTGIIQDNSMLAIKNLEVECDA, from the coding sequence ATGCTTGAATTACGGAAAATAAGCGGGGATAACATAGATGAAGTAATGGCACTGAGAGTGGGAGAAAATCAGAAAGACTTTATAGAAACGACTAACCTTAAAAGCTTTGGAGACGCTCATATGTTGAATGATGACGGGATACCAGCGACTCCCATTGCCATTTATGCAGATGGCGTTGCGGTTGGATTTTTGATGTACATTTACGATACGATGGATCATGAATCATTTGAAAATGAGGTTTTTTACGGAAAGAAGAGCTATTTTATTTGGCATATGATGATTGATGAAAGTTATCAGGGGAAAGGATATGGCAAACTAGCCTTTGAAAAAATGTTGATGGAAATTGAAACTTTGCCAGATGGTGAAGCAGAATATGTAGCTCTCTTTTATCGAACAAATAATATCATAGCTAAAACATTATACGTTTCATTTGGTTTCGCAGATACGGGAATCATTCAGGATAATTCGATGTTGGCGATTAAAAATCTAGAGGTCGAGTGTGATGCTTAA
- a CDS encoding DUF2975 domain-containing protein, with product MNVKRGSTTFLKVFLFLAGIAVLALCIFLVPRIANFASTLYPNIALMKYLIFIVMYGAAVPFYFALYQTFHLLRYIEENTAFSDLSVKALKNIKYCAVTISGFYIVGMPLFSFIAKKVDPPVGFIGLIIIFASFVIAVFAAILQRLLQEAINIKSENDLTV from the coding sequence ATGAATGTTAAACGAGGCTCAACTACTTTTTTAAAGGTATTTCTTTTTCTGGCTGGAATTGCAGTTCTTGCTTTATGTATATTTTTAGTGCCCCGAATAGCGAATTTCGCATCAACTTTGTATCCAAATATTGCACTGATGAAATATCTCATTTTCATTGTAATGTATGGAGCAGCAGTCCCTTTTTACTTTGCGCTCTATCAGACATTTCATCTTTTACGGTACATTGAGGAGAACACGGCGTTCTCAGATTTATCGGTAAAGGCGTTAAAAAACATTAAGTACTGCGCAGTGACAATTAGTGGTTTTTATATAGTAGGTATGCCGCTTTTTTCGTTTATAGCGAAGAAAGTTGACCCTCCTGTTGGATTTATAGGACTTATTATTATATTTGCTTCGTTCGTTATCGCTGTTTTTGCTGCTATCCTCCAACGACTGCTACAAGAAGCGATTAACATAAAATCAGAAAATGATTTAACGGTCTGA
- a CDS encoding helix-turn-helix domain-containing protein yields the protein MAIIINIDVMLAKRKMSVTELSEKVGITMANLSILKNGKAKAVRFSTLEAICKTLDCQPGDILEYKSDEDIQ from the coding sequence ATGGCGATTATTATTAATATTGATGTAATGTTAGCAAAGCGGAAAATGAGCGTCACGGAGCTTTCAGAGAAGGTTGGGATCACTATGGCGAATCTTTCTATACTGAAAAATGGGAAGGCAAAAGCAGTTCGATTTTCTACACTAGAAGCGATATGTAAGACTTTAGATTGTCAGCCTGGAGATATTTTGGAGTACAAAAGCGATGAAGATATACAATAA
- a CDS encoding MDR family MFS transporter, with protein MRKKVIVSLMLMTFLSAVEGTIISTAIPRITSDLSGVELVSWVYAIYMLATAVSTPIYGKLADLFGRKKVLLIGATIFLVGSALCGVVTSMEQLIIFRALQGLGAGAIMPITMTIIGDLYSEVKDRAKAQGWISAVWGISGVIGPLVGGFLVDSLSWRYIFFLNVPFGIIACIMIVIYYKESIKPAKHHIDYLGATVFSLSAIALLYALLTGSSKNNWGDMTIIGLLIFAVVSFIIFLFIEKKSPEPLIPLALFSNRTLSTINILTLISGAMLISITMYLPIWSQGVLGKNATDAGLILMPLPVMWTVGTIFSGKLVGRLNTKQIILIGVSVLSVAAFTLFTLSADSQAFLIYVGVGLFGLGMGLVSPIYMVTIQTAVSNQTRGTAIGLNTFINTFSQTLGAAVFGALFNTMIHAHGIQHLDLVSSGGHGGTTTNVITDSQEALASSVHFIYMGTFILALITLLIVWFFLKPATQLLNEHK; from the coding sequence ATGAGAAAAAAAGTTATAGTGTCATTAATGTTAATGACATTCCTTTCTGCTGTAGAAGGAACAATTATTAGTACAGCAATCCCCCGTATAACAAGTGATTTATCAGGTGTTGAACTTGTTAGCTGGGTATATGCCATTTATATGCTTGCTACAGCCGTTTCGACGCCTATATACGGGAAACTAGCGGATTTATTCGGTCGAAAAAAAGTTTTACTTATTGGGGCTACAATATTTTTAGTCGGCTCTGCTCTTTGCGGTGTCGTGACTTCAATGGAACAGCTTATTATCTTCCGTGCCCTTCAAGGTCTAGGAGCAGGCGCTATTATGCCAATTACAATGACCATTATCGGTGACTTATATAGCGAAGTGAAGGACCGTGCAAAAGCACAGGGGTGGATTAGTGCCGTTTGGGGTATTTCTGGTGTTATCGGACCATTAGTAGGCGGATTTTTAGTTGATTCTCTTTCTTGGCGTTATATATTCTTTTTAAATGTTCCTTTTGGCATTATCGCTTGTATAATGATAGTCATTTATTACAAAGAATCTATTAAGCCTGCTAAGCATCATATCGACTATCTTGGTGCGACTGTCTTCTCTTTAAGTGCAATTGCTCTTCTATATGCGTTATTAACTGGTAGCAGTAAGAACAACTGGGGAGACATGACCATTATCGGTCTATTAATCTTTGCCGTTGTGTCATTTATTATTTTCTTATTTATTGAGAAAAAATCTCCAGAGCCATTAATTCCGCTAGCACTGTTCTCTAACCGTACATTATCTACTATTAATATACTCACACTAATTTCAGGTGCAATGCTTATTAGTATTACAATGTATCTGCCAATTTGGAGCCAAGGTGTATTAGGGAAAAATGCAACAGATGCAGGGCTCATTTTAATGCCACTGCCTGTTATGTGGACAGTTGGGACTATTTTTTCAGGTAAATTAGTTGGACGCTTAAATACGAAACAAATCATTCTCATTGGGGTTAGCGTTCTATCTGTAGCTGCCTTTACATTATTTACATTGTCCGCAGATTCACAAGCCTTCCTTATTTATGTTGGCGTCGGATTATTCGGATTAGGTATGGGGCTTGTATCACCTATTTACATGGTAACGATTCAAACGGCTGTTTCCAATCAAACGCGCGGTACAGCAATTGGCTTAAATACATTTATCAATACGTTTAGCCAAACATTAGGAGCTGCAGTTTTCGGAGCGCTGTTCAACACGATGATCCATGCACATGGTATTCAACACCTTGATCTTGTTTCCTCTGGCGGACATGGAGGAACGACAACAAATGTAATAACTGATTCCCAAGAGGCATTAGCTTCTAGTGTACATTTCATTTATATGGGGACTTTTATATTAGCACTAATAACTTTGTTAATTGTTTGGTTCTTTTTAAAGCCAGCCACTCAACTATTGAACGAGCATAAATAA
- a CDS encoding DUF421 domain-containing protein, with amino-acid sequence MTYMNIGLKLFFGFIALLLVTRLLGKKEISQLTPFDFIYSIVLGGILEESIYDNKISPLHVWFAVFVWGVMLFIIENVSQRYDKIRALLKGESSILIRDGEFNLKELEANHLEMEQLRIMLRQHGVFSLREVCDLYLEPGGTVSLKKYAKFDAVTPAMLNLEPKDDSINFLFVDDGAINEEILRYTGKSKEWLYTELQKEGYPIIQDILYAEWSETDGFFIKTYSDQKDDLSKEN; translated from the coding sequence ATGACATATATGAATATTGGATTGAAGTTATTTTTTGGGTTTATTGCTTTATTACTTGTAACGCGCTTGTTGGGCAAAAAAGAAATATCACAGCTCACCCCATTTGATTTTATTTATTCCATTGTTCTTGGTGGCATATTAGAAGAAAGCATCTATGATAACAAAATTTCACCGCTTCATGTCTGGTTTGCGGTTTTTGTATGGGGCGTCATGCTGTTTATCATCGAAAATGTATCACAACGCTATGATAAAATAAGAGCTCTTCTGAAAGGTGAATCTTCTATCCTCATTAGAGATGGTGAATTCAACTTAAAAGAACTGGAAGCCAATCACTTAGAGATGGAGCAATTACGAATTATGCTACGGCAACACGGAGTCTTCTCTTTGCGAGAAGTATGTGATTTGTACTTGGAACCAGGTGGTACAGTCAGCTTAAAAAAATATGCTAAATTCGATGCGGTCACACCAGCAATGCTCAATTTAGAGCCAAAAGATGATTCAATTAATTTTCTATTTGTAGATGATGGAGCAATTAACGAGGAAATTTTAAGATATACAGGCAAATCAAAAGAATGGCTTTATACTGAATTGCAAAAGGAAGGCTATCCCATTATTCAAGATATTTTGTATGCAGAATGGTCAGAGACCGATGGGTTTTTTATTAAAACCTATTCAGATCAAAAAGACGATTTAAGCAAAGAGAATTAA
- a CDS encoding GNAT family N-acetyltransferase, producing the protein MRIEKGTEHNLEEIESLYNDLNDYLEAHINYPGWKKGVYPIKETAQNGIQEGNLYVLQDGDHIVGTVILRHEQEAAYSTADWHNNFDDEDILVVNTFAVHPTYLNKGLGTRLMDFIIQHSKEMDIKAIRLDVYEKNKPAIKLYRKYGFDYIDTIDLGYSEYGLDKFELYQKLL; encoded by the coding sequence ATGAGGATTGAAAAGGGAACGGAACACAATCTTGAAGAAATTGAATCTTTATATAATGATTTAAATGATTACCTTGAGGCCCATATAAATTACCCAGGATGGAAAAAAGGGGTCTATCCAATAAAAGAAACTGCACAAAATGGCATACAGGAAGGCAATTTATATGTGTTGCAAGATGGGGATCATATTGTGGGCACTGTCATCTTAAGACATGAACAAGAAGCAGCTTATTCTACAGCGGATTGGCATAATAATTTCGATGATGAAGACATATTGGTAGTAAATACTTTTGCTGTACATCCTACATATCTTAATAAAGGGCTTGGAACAAGACTTATGGATTTTATTATTCAACATAGTAAAGAAATGGACATAAAAGCTATTCGTTTGGATGTATATGAAAAAAATAAACCAGCGATTAAACTTTATAGAAAATATGGATTTGACTATATTGATACGATTGATTTGGGATACAGCGAATATGGTTTAGATAAATTTGAACTTTATCAAAAACTACTCTAA